From one Populus alba chromosome 17, ASM523922v2, whole genome shotgun sequence genomic stretch:
- the LOC118029780 gene encoding uncharacterized protein isoform X1 yields MIKRRFFKAEHGEKDEASSDSSSSSDSEAEASGKSEDDVVTEPEENSESEDGDTLAEPKEDNESEASSSSSSGYESEDSSANAIDGDSSDDETEDDRKTFTGIKIGKKQSNIKANEESVPDDIQDCILKCKSVYKCRICPRIICLTEETMRAHLNSTRHSRSKKLMKENRLKVMLNSDGEIENMDQETHAERHARTLALAQGKTTKKNKGRQRQRKRLKKRKEGNAASMEKATSKTKSPPKKRRKNEN; encoded by the exons atgatcaaGAGGAGATTTTTTAAAGCAGAGCATGGAGAGAAAGATGAAGCTTCCTCTGATTCATCCTCTTCTTCGGATTCTGAAGCTGAGGCTTCTGGAAAATCAGAGGATGATGTAGTCACTGAACCAGAGGAAAACAGTGAATCAGAGGATGGTGATACACTTGCTGAACCAAAAGAGGACAATGAATCAGAggcttcatcatcatcatcatcag GTTATGAGAGTGAGGATAGCTCAGCGAATGCGATTGACGGTGATTCATCAG atgatgaaactGAAGATGACAGAAAAACCTTTACTGGCATTAAAATAGGCAAGAAGCAATCTAATATCAAGGCAAACGAGGAATCAGTACCAGATGATATTCAAGACTGTATATTAAAGTGCAAATCAGTTTACAAGTGCAGAATCTGCCCTCGAATTATCTGTTTGACAGAGGAGACTATGAGGGCTCATCTTAATTCTACG AGACATTCTCGATCTAAGAAGTTAATGAAGGAAAATAGGCTGAAGGTAATGCTTAACAGTGATGGGGAAATTGAGAACATGGACCAGGAGACACATGCTGAGAGGCATGCTAGAACTTTAGCTCTTGCACAG ggtaaaacaacaaagaaaaataaagggcGGCAGCGGCAAAGGAAGAGATTAAAAAAGAGG AAAGAGGGTAATGCTGCAAGCATGGAGAAAgcaacatcaaaaacaaaaagtccTCCCAAGAAAAGGCGTAAAAATGAGAACTGA
- the LOC118029780 gene encoding uncharacterized protein isoform X2: MIKRRFFKAEHGEKDEASSDSSSSSDSEAEASGKSEDDVVTEPEENSESEDGDTLAEPKEDNESEASSSSSGYESEDSSANAIDGDSSDDETEDDRKTFTGIKIGKKQSNIKANEESVPDDIQDCILKCKSVYKCRICPRIICLTEETMRAHLNSTRHSRSKKLMKENRLKVMLNSDGEIENMDQETHAERHARTLALAQGKTTKKNKGRQRQRKRLKKRKEGNAASMEKATSKTKSPPKKRRKNEN, translated from the exons atgatcaaGAGGAGATTTTTTAAAGCAGAGCATGGAGAGAAAGATGAAGCTTCCTCTGATTCATCCTCTTCTTCGGATTCTGAAGCTGAGGCTTCTGGAAAATCAGAGGATGATGTAGTCACTGAACCAGAGGAAAACAGTGAATCAGAGGATGGTGATACACTTGCTGAACCAAAAGAGGACAATGAATCAGAggcttcatcatcatca TCAGGTTATGAGAGTGAGGATAGCTCAGCGAATGCGATTGACGGTGATTCATCAG atgatgaaactGAAGATGACAGAAAAACCTTTACTGGCATTAAAATAGGCAAGAAGCAATCTAATATCAAGGCAAACGAGGAATCAGTACCAGATGATATTCAAGACTGTATATTAAAGTGCAAATCAGTTTACAAGTGCAGAATCTGCCCTCGAATTATCTGTTTGACAGAGGAGACTATGAGGGCTCATCTTAATTCTACG AGACATTCTCGATCTAAGAAGTTAATGAAGGAAAATAGGCTGAAGGTAATGCTTAACAGTGATGGGGAAATTGAGAACATGGACCAGGAGACACATGCTGAGAGGCATGCTAGAACTTTAGCTCTTGCACAG ggtaaaacaacaaagaaaaataaagggcGGCAGCGGCAAAGGAAGAGATTAAAAAAGAGG AAAGAGGGTAATGCTGCAAGCATGGAGAAAgcaacatcaaaaacaaaaagtccTCCCAAGAAAAGGCGTAAAAATGAGAACTGA